A stretch of the Streptomyces ortus genome encodes the following:
- a CDS encoding histone deacetylase, which translates to MKALQSIDPTMPDDLNPECVWYTSYGSNMHMDRLGFYIRGGQPPGTTKTYPGCRDQRMPSRSIPVELEGTLYFATDSPVWGGGRAFYDPRAAGRVLARAHLVTTDQFSDIAAQEMYRAPGSDIDLAEVLTRGTATLGEGRYETLVCAGQVDGLPVLTFTAPWDSKDVRWNPPSSAYVRYLAAGLLSSGAWDVETVASYVATCPGAAGHWSKQELSDLLRD; encoded by the coding sequence GTGAAAGCCTTGCAATCCATCGACCCGACCATGCCAGACGATCTCAACCCTGAGTGCGTCTGGTACACGTCGTACGGGTCCAACATGCACATGGATCGTCTCGGGTTCTACATCCGAGGTGGCCAACCGCCCGGCACAACGAAGACGTATCCCGGTTGCCGAGACCAACGGATGCCCAGTCGCTCAATCCCGGTTGAGCTTGAGGGCACCCTGTACTTCGCAACCGATTCGCCGGTTTGGGGAGGTGGCAGGGCGTTCTATGACCCGAGGGCTGCCGGTCGAGTTCTGGCGAGAGCGCACCTGGTGACAACGGACCAGTTCTCGGACATCGCGGCTCAGGAAATGTACAGGGCGCCCGGCTCAGATATCGATCTTGCGGAGGTGCTGACCCGAGGGACAGCGACTCTGGGCGAAGGGCGATACGAGACGCTGGTGTGCGCCGGCCAAGTGGACGGACTACCGGTGTTGACCTTCACCGCCCCTTGGGACTCGAAGGACGTCCGATGGAACCCTCCGTCGTCGGCCTACGTGCGCTACTTGGCCGCAGGACTGCTTTCTTCAGGCGCGTGGGACGTCGAGACGGTCGCCTCGTACGTTGCGACCTGCCCCGGCGCGGCGGGCCACTGGTCGAAGCAGGAACTCAGTGACCTGTTGCGCGACTGA
- a CDS encoding GntR family transcriptional regulator, with product MREQRPRYHRIADDLRGQIERGELEPGGQLPTEFELVEQYEASRNTVRLALRRLTEEGLVIAGQGRGSFVRRSLKPAVWDWSVLESRTRHTSDEQGDQWASIVAESGRQPRQEVRVSIRRPPTEVAERLGLDPEKDLTVVRERIRIVDQDPYALADSYFPEELVRGTPLMLPEDVSAPGGVLASVGLVQARYRDEITVRMPTRAEVERLSLPAATPVAVHMRTGYDENSRPLRVMITILPGDRHVIRYDVSAE from the coding sequence GTGAGGGAGCAGCGGCCGAGGTACCACCGGATCGCGGATGACCTGCGCGGACAGATCGAGCGAGGAGAGCTTGAGCCGGGCGGGCAGCTTCCGACCGAGTTCGAGTTGGTCGAGCAGTACGAAGCGAGCCGCAACACGGTCCGGCTTGCGCTCCGACGCCTCACTGAAGAGGGGCTCGTCATCGCTGGTCAGGGACGCGGAAGCTTCGTGCGGCGCAGCCTGAAACCAGCGGTTTGGGACTGGTCGGTGCTGGAGTCGCGCACCCGTCACACGTCGGACGAGCAGGGCGACCAGTGGGCCAGCATTGTGGCCGAAAGCGGGCGCCAGCCGCGGCAAGAAGTGCGCGTATCAATCCGGCGCCCTCCGACTGAGGTGGCAGAACGCCTAGGGCTGGACCCCGAGAAGGATCTGACCGTTGTACGAGAAAGGATCCGGATCGTCGACCAGGACCCATACGCCCTGGCGGACTCCTACTTTCCCGAAGAGCTGGTGCGAGGCACACCCCTGATGCTCCCGGAGGACGTCTCGGCACCCGGCGGTGTTCTCGCCAGCGTCGGGCTGGTTCAGGCCCGATACCGAGACGAGATCACGGTGCGCATGCCGACGCGCGCAGAGGTCGAAAGGCTTTCTCTGCCCGCTGCGACTCCGGTTGCTGTCCATATGCGTACGGGCTACGACGAAAATAGTCGGCCCCTACGAGTAATGATCACGATCCTTCCGGGAGACCGGCATGTCATCAGGTACGACGTATCAGCCGAGTAA
- a CDS encoding DUF6284 family protein: MRYIGAVQAVVTADLFDREPTAAELDAIEREMPVILAGVELLDAQITTLNRTPSELDARRIRRAHRRVLAARRELANGSITIAGVGA; encoded by the coding sequence ATGAGGTACATCGGTGCTGTTCAGGCGGTTGTTACCGCCGACCTTTTCGACCGCGAGCCGACGGCCGCGGAGCTGGACGCGATCGAGCGGGAGATGCCGGTCATCCTGGCCGGTGTCGAGTTGCTGGACGCGCAGATCACCACCCTTAACCGCACCCCGAGCGAGCTGGACGCGCGGCGGATCCGTCGGGCGCACCGCCGGGTCCTGGCCGCGCGTCGTGAGCTGGCCAACGGCTCGATCACGATCGCGGGTGTCGGGGCATGA